The following coding sequences are from one Clostridioides difficile ATCC 9689 = DSM 1296 window:
- a CDS encoding LacI family DNA-binding transcriptional regulator, whose product MKKITINDIANLAGVSKSTVSRYLNNKDISDSTKEKIKTIIDEYGYEPNAFAQSLRAKKTYFIGIITPCLDSFVKSKIMMAIDEELKELKYTSLIINTNRKIRSEIDSISKLASLKVDGIILIGTEITKEHKNEIEKLDIPIVVVGQKVDGINSIVNDDYGAGYKMGQYIANKGYKNIVYLGVDESDISVGLNRKNGVLNGLKDKGYDAKVFYTDFDQETSIQRSGEMLESENPDIIICATDNIAIATMKEINKRGKSIPQDISVAGFGGYDVLSIISPKLTTIKFENKNAGKVAANTIVNLIQERKEPLLKEIKFELIEGESTINKN is encoded by the coding sequence ATGAAAAAAATAACAATAAATGATATTGCTAACTTGGCAGGAGTATCTAAAAGTACTGTATCAAGATATCTAAACAATAAAGATATCAGTGATTCTACTAAAGAGAAAATAAAGACAATAATAGATGAATATGGATATGAGCCGAATGCATTTGCTCAAAGTTTGAGAGCTAAAAAAACATACTTTATTGGTATTATAACACCGTGTTTAGATTCTTTTGTAAAATCTAAAATTATGATGGCAATAGATGAAGAACTCAAAGAATTAAAATATACATCACTAATTATTAATACTAATAGAAAAATAAGGTCAGAAATAGATAGTATATCAAAGTTAGCTAGTCTAAAAGTTGATGGAATAATACTAATTGGTACCGAAATAACTAAAGAACATAAGAATGAAATTGAAAAGTTAGATATACCGATAGTTGTAGTTGGACAAAAAGTTGATGGTATCAATAGCATAGTGAATGATGATTATGGAGCAGGATATAAAATGGGTCAATATATTGCTAATAAAGGTTACAAAAACATTGTATATTTAGGTGTTGATGAAAGTGATATATCAGTTGGTTTAAATAGAAAAAATGGAGTACTTAATGGGTTAAAAGATAAAGGGTATGATGCAAAAGTATTTTATACTGACTTTGACCAAGAAACGTCTATACAAAGAAGTGGAGAAATGCTAGAAAGTGAAAATCCAGATATAATAATATGTGCAACTGATAATATAGCAATAGCAACAATGAAAGAAATCAATAAGAGAGGTAAAAGTATACCACAAGATATATCTGTAGCTGGATTTGGGGGATATGATGTATTGTCTATTATAAGCCCTAAACTTACAACAATAAAGTTTGAAAATAAAAATGCAGGTAAAGTAGCAGCAAATACGATAGTAAACTTAATACAAGAAAGAAAAGAACCACTATTAAAGGAGATTAAATTTGAATTAATAGAAGGTGAAAGTACAATAAATAAAAATTAA
- a CDS encoding cell wall-binding protein Cwp23: protein MYIMNKKFKKFSKKLSILILVLTMFLFNNLTANAQIKEDSIIGIDRYETAGLIADRQTYDTVILVNGDKNLSDGLSSSGLAGAINAPILLTKKSEIPKATLNRLDNKSLNVVKKVYIIGGYNTIENSVEKDIKRKGIQVERINGNNRIETSYNVAKKINEVSSVKEVMLTNGFVGEADAMSIAPVVAKNKGAIILTDGKSVPFKTEGLNVYAIGGKSAINEDLVNETKAIRIGGNDRFETNKKVMEKFYNGATDFYITNGYQLVDALTLSPLAKEKPIVLVADGSNKGILKGAKSITKVGGIDANIYKQCLDMIKYNNMDMTPNILKHLTSVEGNEVSEILIESDNLGVVVEKTNTNKFEFDYVSVTNEKNCTFSVYKENSSNNIKNGKLVVSAKKKIDKKDSDLQDMNGDNMINANKDRMVNVIKIGVPDKMYSNFKVDVESGSVELYNIKGGATVDVNDGIANIVDNNVTNPFNINTNSGISGVTAETISSEIKFRANNGIVNVTATNINGNISLFGSDNKGTFDGIFKLNLKKEPSNLHLKLIGNGINKLPEGWSKNYILGNGQPIIEVKNNGINNISIGE, encoded by the coding sequence GTGTATATTATGAATAAAAAATTCAAAAAATTCAGTAAAAAACTAAGTATATTAATTTTAGTTTTGACTATGTTTCTTTTTAATAATTTAACTGCAAATGCACAGATTAAAGAAGATTCAATAATAGGAATTGATAGATATGAAACAGCAGGACTTATAGCAGATAGACAAACTTATGATACTGTAATATTAGTTAATGGAGATAAAAATTTATCTGATGGGCTTTCATCAAGTGGATTAGCTGGAGCTATTAACGCACCAATACTTTTGACTAAAAAAAGTGAAATACCAAAAGCTACTTTAAATAGACTAGATAATAAGAGTTTAAATGTTGTAAAAAAAGTATATATAATTGGTGGTTATAATACTATTGAAAATTCAGTAGAAAAAGATATAAAAAGAAAAGGTATTCAAGTGGAAAGAATAAATGGTAACAATAGAATTGAAACTAGTTATAATGTAGCTAAAAAAATAAATGAAGTAAGTAGTGTAAAAGAGGTAATGCTTACAAATGGATTTGTAGGAGAGGCTGATGCTATGAGTATAGCACCTGTAGTTGCAAAAAATAAAGGAGCTATAATACTTACAGATGGGAAATCAGTTCCATTTAAGACTGAAGGTTTAAATGTTTACGCTATAGGTGGCAAATCTGCGATAAATGAGGATTTAGTAAATGAAACTAAAGCAATTAGAATCGGAGGAAATGATAGATTTGAGACCAATAAAAAGGTAATGGAAAAGTTTTATAATGGAGCTACAGATTTTTATATAACAAATGGATATCAATTAGTAGATGCACTAACATTATCTCCTTTAGCCAAAGAAAAACCAATCGTTTTAGTTGCTGATGGAAGTAATAAAGGTATTTTAAAAGGAGCTAAAAGTATAACAAAAGTTGGAGGTATTGATGCCAATATATATAAACAGTGTTTAGATATGATTAAATATAATAATATGGATATGACTCCAAATATTTTAAAACACTTAACTTCAGTTGAAGGAAATGAAGTTTCTGAAATACTTATAGAATCAGATAATTTAGGTGTGGTTGTTGAAAAGACGAATACCAATAAATTTGAGTTTGATTACGTAAGTGTAACTAATGAAAAAAATTGTACTTTTTCTGTATATAAAGAAAATTCTTCTAATAATATAAAAAATGGAAAGCTAGTTGTAAGTGCTAAGAAAAAAATAGATAAGAAAGATAGTGATTTGCAAGATATGAATGGCGACAATATGATAAATGCAAATAAAGATAGGATGGTAAATGTGATAAAAATTGGAGTTCCCGATAAAATGTATTCTAATTTTAAAGTAGATGTTGAAAGTGGTTCAGTAGAACTTTATAATATTAAAGGAGGAGCTACTGTTGATGTCAATGACGGGATTGCTAACATTGTTGATAACAATGTAACAAATCCTTTCAATATAAATACTAATAGTGGGATTTCAGGTGTAACAGCTGAAACTATATCATCTGAAATAAAATTTAGAGCAAACAATGGAATTGTAAATGTAACAGCTACGAATATAAATGGCAATATAAGTTTATTTGGAAGCGATAATAAAGGTACCTTTGATGGAATATTTAAATTAAATCTGAAAAAAGAACCATCAAATTTACACTTGAAGTTAATTGGAAATGGGATAAATAAATTGCCAGAAGGTTGGTCTAAAAATTATATTTTAGGAAATGGACAACCAATTATTGAAGTTAAAAATAATGGCATAAATAATATATCAATTGGAGAATAA
- a CDS encoding glycoside hydrolase family 32 protein yields MYKEPKYRTILESTKEELNKLRNISLNDKYKPLFHIHPQHGLLNDPNGLAYYNGKYHVFYQWYPYDATHGMKHWAYVSSDDFVNWNREDVALIPIESYESHGAYSGNAIEVDGKLHMYYTGNIKYSAEDRYAYQNLAIMNKDGKITKYENNPIVSEIPKGYTGHVRDPKVFKRKDKYFMLLGAQTSDKKGVIIVYESKNSIDWNFKGELNVKNIDEDFGYMWECPDYINIDEKDILIFSPQGVEPKGFDYQNIYNVVYAIGNMDLDNLTFEIDTMKELEKGFDFYAPQTFIKDSQIILFAWAGMGEVLYPTDKNKWAHCLTVPRKLNIKNNKLLQMPVDELIKLRYDETSGQNTIKNNINIIENNENLYELNINIKNIDSNKFGLELFSSQDEGVKLEFNKLGNIVTLDRSNFKKVFGVEYGTNRKEYINIDENTNIKVLADRSILEIFINDGEVVFTSRIFAKENSNQIRVYSDKIVEYEYTKFKLKQGIEL; encoded by the coding sequence ATGTACAAAGAGCCTAAATATAGAACCATATTAGAATCGACAAAAGAAGAATTAAATAAATTAAGAAATATATCTTTAAATGATAAATATAAACCACTATTTCATATACATCCACAACATGGACTACTTAATGACCCAAATGGATTAGCATATTATAATGGTAAGTATCATGTATTTTATCAATGGTATCCATATGATGCAACTCATGGAATGAAGCATTGGGCTTATGTAAGTTCTGATGATTTTGTAAACTGGAATAGAGAAGATGTAGCATTAATACCAATCGAAAGTTATGAATCTCATGGAGCATATTCAGGTAATGCGATAGAGGTAGATGGAAAATTGCATATGTATTATACAGGGAATATAAAATATAGTGCAGAAGATAGATATGCATATCAAAACTTAGCTATAATGAACAAGGATGGTAAAATAACTAAATATGAAAATAATCCAATAGTAAGTGAAATACCAAAAGGATATACAGGACATGTAAGAGACCCAAAAGTATTTAAAAGAAAGGATAAATACTTTATGTTACTTGGAGCACAAACAAGTGATAAAAAAGGAGTTATAATAGTATATGAATCTAAAAACTCTATAGATTGGAATTTTAAAGGAGAATTAAATGTAAAAAACATAGATGAAGATTTTGGTTACATGTGGGAATGTCCAGATTATATTAATATAGATGAAAAAGATATATTAATATTTTCACCACAAGGAGTAGAACCTAAAGGATTTGATTATCAAAATATATATAATGTAGTATATGCTATTGGTAATATGGATTTAGATAATTTAACATTTGAAATAGATACAATGAAAGAACTGGAAAAAGGATTTGATTTCTATGCTCCACAAACATTTATAAAGGACTCACAAATAATACTATTTGCATGGGCTGGAATGGGAGAAGTTTTATACCCTACAGATAAAAACAAATGGGCACATTGTCTAACTGTTCCAAGAAAATTAAATATAAAAAATAATAAGCTATTGCAAATGCCTGTAGATGAATTAATTAAATTAAGATATGATGAAACAAGTGGGCAAAATACTATAAAGAATAATATCAATATTATAGAAAATAATGAAAATTTATATGAGCTTAATATTAATATAAAAAATATTGACAGCAATAAATTTGGGCTGGAATTATTTTCATCACAAGATGAAGGTGTAAAATTAGAATTTAACAAATTAGGAAACATTGTAACTTTAGACAGAAGCAACTTTAAAAAAGTTTTCGGTGTTGAATATGGAACAAATAGAAAAGAATATATAAATATTGATGAAAATACTAATATCAAAGTACTAGCGGATAGAAGTATTTTAGAAATTTTTATAAATGATGGAGAAGTAGTATTTACTAGTAGAATATTTGCTAAAGAAAATTCTAATCAAATAAGGGTTTATAGTGATAAAATAGTAGAGTATGAGTATACTAAATTTAAATTAAAGCAAGGTATTGAATTATAA